The Pecten maximus chromosome 11, xPecMax1.1, whole genome shotgun sequence genome has a segment encoding these proteins:
- the LOC117338507 gene encoding putative nuclease HARBI1 translates to MEVTKLKQIRTGNKRAITRLLTKIEEFRRNEDLTGMPQVLGYIDGTFVRISTPRENEPDYVNRKGFHSLNVQMVCNNNFIITNCVARWPGSCHDSRVFRESQLCHDFENDLYSGFMLGDPGYPCRRYLMTPYNHTNEIRHRERFNGALCRTRVIIEQTFGILKWRFNCLSIGLRTNPNRACNVLWHVPYCTT, encoded by the exons ATGGAAGTAACGAAGTTAAAACAGATCAGAACTGGCAACAAACGGGCCATCACACGTCTACTGACCAAGATTGAAGAATTTCGACGCAATGAAGACTTGACGG GCATGCCACAGGTATTGGGATACATTGATGGGACATTTGTCAGGATATCTACACCAAGAGAAAATGAACCTGACTATGTCAATAGAAAAGGATTCCATTCTCTGAATGtccag ATGGTCTGCAACAACAACTTCATCATAACAAACTGTGTGGCCCGTTGGCCTGGTTCATGTCATGACTCAAGAGTGTTCCGAGAAAGTCAGCTTTGTCATGACTTTGAAAATG ACCTATACAGTGGATTCATGCTAGGTGACCCAGGCTACCCTTGCCGTAGGTATTTGATGACACCATACAATCACACCAATGAGATCAGACACCGGGAGCGGTTCAATGGAGCATTGTGCAGAACTAGAGTGATCATTGAACAGACCTTTGGAATTTTGAAGTGGCGCTTCAACTGCCTATCAATTGGTCTGAGAACAAACCCAAACAGGGCATGCAACGTATTGTGGCATGTGCCATATTGCACAACATAG